The following DNA comes from Rhodanobacter sp. AS-Z3.
CCAACGCAGACAACATCAAGCGCGACTGGTTCGTGGTTGATGCCACGAACAAGACGCTCGGTCGCCTGTCGACCGAAATCGCCCGTCGTCTGCGCGGCAAGCACAAGCCGGAATACACCCCGCATTGTGACACCGGCGATTATATCGTGGTGATCAATGCTCAGAAGGTGGCCGTCACCGGTGCCAAGCTGAACGACAAGAAGTATCACCGCTTCACCGGTTACATCGGCAACCTGAAGACCACCAGTCTGAAGGACCTGCTGGCCACCTACCCGGAGCGCGTGATCGAGATCGCCGTCAAGGGCATGCTGCCGAAGAATCCGCTGGGCCGCGAAATGTATCGCA
Coding sequences within:
- the rplM gene encoding 50S ribosomal protein L13; this encodes MKTFSANADNIKRDWFVVDATNKTLGRLSTEIARRLRGKHKPEYTPHCDTGDYIVVINAQKVAVTGAKLNDKKYHRFTGYIGNLKTTSLKDLLATYPERVIEIAVKGMLPKNPLGREMYRKLKVYGGAEHPHTAQQPQALEI